Within the Anaerolineae bacterium genome, the region AAGGCTCACGGGGTGAGACTGGCCGATGGGCAGACCATTACCGGTCAGTTTGTTGTGGCCGCTCCAGGCCGGTCAGGGGCAAGCTGGATGAAGAAGGAGGCGGAGTCCCTGTGTCTTAAAACCAGGTCCAACCCCGTGGATATTGGCGTCCGTGTTGAACTGCCGGCCGTTGTACTCAGGGAAATGACGGATATCAGCTTTGAAGCGAAACTCATACACTACTCCAAGACATTCGACGACAGGGTGCGCACTTTCTGCATGAATCCCTATGGAGAGGTCGTCGCGGAAGAGTCCGCCGGAATCACCACCGTGAACGGTCACAGCTATGCCAAAAAAAGAAGCGAGAACACCAACTTTGCAGTCTTGGTGAGCAGCGCTTTTACTGAGCCGTTTGACGATCCCATTGCCTACGGGCTTTACATTGCGAGGCTGGCGAATCTTCTCGGCGGAGGCGTGATCGTTCAGAGGCTGTGCGATTTGCTGGCAGGTCGACGCAGTACCAAGGCACGTCTTGACCGTTGTCTTACCCGGCCAACTCTCGCCAAGGCTATACCTGGAGACTTAAGCTTTGTGTTTCCCTACCGGCACCTCGTGACCATTATCGAAATGCTTCAAGCCCTTGATAAATTAGCCCCAGGGGTATACGGACGCCACACGCTTCTTTACGGCGTGGAAGTCAAGCTTTACTCCAACCGCCTTGATGTAACGGCAGAAATGCAAACCGAGGTGACCAACCTGTTTGCCATTGGGGATGGGGCTGGTATTACGCGCGGCCTGCTTCAGTCTTCAACAAGCGGGATTATTGCCGGCAGAGCTATCGCAGAGCGGCTAAAAGGTAAAGAACAAACAGAGACAGGGGGAAGATAGGGAACGTTTGCGCTTTTTGACAAAAATGTTTAGTAAATCCGGGACGGTGTAATAAATAAATTAATCAAAACATGGGGTTTTCTATGCAGGAATTTACACACATTGACAAGCAGGGTAAGGTACGGATGGTGGATGTAACAGATAAGGCGCCGAGTTTGCGCATCGCTGTTGCCCAGGGGGTTGTTTCAATGAATCCTGCAACATTTGAAATGATTTATAATCAAACAATAAAAAAGGGGAATGTTCTTGAAACAGCCAGGATTGCCGGTGTTATGGCTGCTAAAAAAACCTCTGAGTTGATTCCGATGTGCCATCCGCTTAATATTACACATATATCGGTTGATTTTTTTCCGGAAAAAAAAGCAAGCTCCATAAGAATCGAAACAACGGCTCGTCTTGTGGGACAAACAGGGGTTGAAATGGAGGCCCTGACGGCCGCATCTGTTGCAGCGCTGACCATCTACGATATGTGCAAGTCATATGACAGGGAAATGGTTATTTCCGATATATATCTTCTTGAAAAGTCCGGCGGAAAAAGCGGTGTTTTTACAAGAAAGAAATCATGACTCAATTTTATCGTAATATAAATTGTTTTGTTCTCATATTTGTTTTGTTTGTTGGAGGATGTGCCGGTGTTAAAAAAGCTGCTCTCACAAGAATTTCTCCGTCAAAATATCCCGTGTTTGCAGATGATATGCTCTATGACGGGTTAGAACACAGCATCTGTAAAAGCATTTCATACCTTGAGCAGGTTCCTTCTGATAGAACCTTCATGTTCGGCAAAGACATCTTTACAACTGATCATCTGATTAAATCCCTGCAGTGTTTTTTAGCCTTTATTCAGACAAAACCATCGAAACATGATTTGAACGGATTTATAAGGTCTAATTTTCTGGTTTACGGTTCTACTGAAAATAATGGCGGGAATAATGGATCAGGAAATGTCCTTTTTACAGGATATTACGAACCAATATTAGAAGGCAGCCTGATACAGAGCGACGAATTCAGATTTCCGGTTTACGCATGGCCTGATGATCTGGCTGTAATCGATCTTTCGCTGTTTTCTCCAATGTTTTCGGACAAAAAGATAATCGGAAGATACTTTAAAAATACGGTTGTGCCTTACTATGAACGCAGAGAAATTGAACATCAGGGTTGTCTTGAAGATACGGCCGAGCCCATTGCCTGGATAAAGGATCGGGTTGACCTCTTTTTTCTTCAGATTCAAGGTTCCGGGAAAATCTATCTAAATAACGGAAAAACAATTAATGTTCATTATCATACCTCAAACGGCTGGCCGTATAAAAGCATAGGAAAATATCTGATTGAAAAGGATAAAATACCAAGATCAGAGATGTCCATGCAGAAAATTCGAGCTTATTTGCGGGATAATCCAAAAGAGCTTGACACGATTTTGCATTACAATCCCAGTTATGTGTTTTTCAAAATAGAAGATGACGGACCCCTGGGCTGCCTTAATGTCAAATTGACTCCAGGCAGATCCATAGCATTAGACAGAAAAATATTTCCAAATGCCGCCCTGGCCTTTATTGAGACAAAAAAGCCGTTAATAGACGGGGCAGGCAGGATTAATACATGGAAAGACTATAATCGATTTGTGTTAAACCAGGATACGGGCGGGGCAATTACCGGGCCGGGCCGGGCGGATATATTTTTTGGAAACGGCATACATGCTGAAATAGCGGCAGGCCACATGCAGCATCCAGGGAAACTGTTCTTTCTTATCCTAAAGCCTGATGCTGTTGATAAAACCGATTGAACCGCGTTTAGCCAAGGCATTTTTTGCAATATAGCTTGACACTTATGGGCAAAATCAGTACGAAACAAGCCTGATAACTTTATAAAAAGGAGTTTTATTTATGTTCGGCATCGGCATGCCTGAAATGATTTTAATACTGGCTATAGCCCTTATAGTTCTTGGCCCCAAAAAACTCCCGGATCTCGCAAAATCCCTGGGCCGTGCAATGCGCGAATTTAAAAAGGCTACAACTGAATTAAAAGAATCAATAGATGTAGATAATGAATTAACTGATGTAAAAAAAGCCTTTGATGGCATGAATGATGATATCAGAAAAAGCGTGGATGTAAATATTGATTTTGACGATAAAGCTAAAGAGGTCTCAACATCTTCAACAGATAAAAAAAGCAAAAAGGAACCTGAAGAGGAAGAGGATCTTTAAAAGATGACTGAAAATGATGAGACCGAGAAAATCCCCTTTACCGGCCACCTGGAAGAGCTGAGAAAGCGTCTTGTCATCTGTTTTATAGCTGTCGGCATAGGGTTTGTTCTTTCATACGGGTTTAAGGAAAAATTATTTGATATTTTATCTCATCCGCTTATATCGGCGATGGGCGCAGATGACAAACTGATTTTTACAGGTCTGCCCGAGGCTTTTTTTACCTATTTAAAGGTTGCTTTCCTGTCCGGCTTTATGCTGGCAGCGCCGGTTATTCTTTATCAATTCTGGATATTTATAGCTCCGGGGCTGTATCAAAAAGAAAGGCGCTTTCTTATCCCGATAGTTTTTTTATCCTCTTTTTTCTTTGTTGGCGGGGCGCTATTTGGATATTTTATTGTTTTCCCGTTTGGTTTTAAGTTTTTTTTAGGGTTTGCATCTGAAACAATTAAGCCTCTTCCCTCCATGCGTGAATACTTAAGTTTTGCTTCCAAATTACTGCTTGCCTTTGGACTTGTTTTTGAGCTTCCGCTTATTATTACCTTTATGGCTAAACTTGGTATGGTTTCGGTAGAATTTTTGAAAAAAAACAGAAAATATGCACTACTGTTGTTTTTTGTGGCCGCTGCCATCTTAACTCCGCCTGATGTTGTAACGCAGATAATGATGGCTGTTCCTTTAATGCTGCTATATGAAATAAGCATAATCGGCGCCAGAATCTTTGGAAAAAAAGCAAAGGAAATCGATAAGGTTTCTTCAAAATAGGAGACCTTTGAAAAACGCTTAATTTTGTTCAAGTTTAAGGAAGGCGAATTTTTTAAACGTAGGAATACATTGAGTATTTCGAGGCTTAAAATTTGAGCCTGACACAGAAATTGGGCAAAAGAGGGCGTTTTGCAAAGGTCTCAACAGCAAAAAGTTCTAATATAACGGACTGTTGTTTGTTGTTGACAAAACTCATTATGCTTGGTAAATGCACTAAGCGTAATTTTAGTTATTATTGTTTTTGATAAATAGATATATGGAAGGAGGTGAAGTATATTTATGCGTAAAAAATCTCTAATAATTATGGCTATTTTCGGCATCGCCGCCCTGTTTGTTGCTACCGTTATTTATGCCGGCACCACTGTTCCTGATGTTGTCAAGATGGAGAACAAAGCCTACAAACATAAAAAAGGTGTCGTAACATTCTCCCACAAGAAGCATACCACGGATTATAAAGCAGGCTGCGGAGAATGCCACCATGATGCAAGCAATAAGCCTCTTAACAGTCTCAAAGCAGGAGATAAGGTTCAGGGTTGCATCGAGTGCCATAAGAAACCTGGTGAAGCACCTAAGGGAAAGGATGCGCCGAAGTTATCAAAGAAACAAAAATTGGAATACCATGCCGAGGCGCTTCACGACAACTGCAAGGGTTGCCATAAGGAATTCAACACGAAAACCGGCACAAAAGCAGCGCCTACAACCTGCGCAAAGTGCCATCCAACAAAGAATTAGTAAAAATCTGCAGGTTTATAATACAAACATGGCAAGCATAATAAACAATGCTTGCCATGTTTTTTTATGCCCCATCCTTCCTCTCGTTGCATGCCTTTGATCAGAAAATGCAAAAAAGCTTTTGAGTCTGTTGGAATGATATAGTTTTTGCATTTTCATTAAAAACAATGTTATATATATATAAATTAACTCTGAACTTGTTTGTTTTATTAAGCAAAATAAATTTATGGTGATAAGGAGATTAGCATATGATTAAGGGAATTACCGCTCAGGACCTTAACAGCGAGCGTTTCATTAATGACAAGGTCAAAGAGATCCAGCTCTCTGTTGGAGACGGGATGGCGATCAATGCCCTGTCCGGAGGCGTTGATTCATCCACGGTCACAATGCTCGGCCATAAGGCGCTTGGAAAACGCCTTAAGACTGTTTTTATCGAAAACGGCCTCATGCGCGAGGGAGAATCAGAACATGTTGCGGCTCTTTTTCAAAAGTTAGGGGTTACGGTCGAAGTGGTTGATGCGCACAAAGAGTTTTTTGCCGCGCTCAAGGAGGTTGCCGACCCGGAAGAAAAACGCGAGGCAATTACCCAGACCTTTTACCGAAACGTATTTGGACACATTGTCAAAGAAAGTGGGGCAAAACACCTTCTTCAGGGAACTATACTGACAGATATCGACGAGACCGTCGCAGGGATAAAACGACAGCACAATGTCTTTGAGCAGATCGGGATCGATCCGCAGGAAGCTTTCGGATACCAAATCCTTGAGCCGCTCATTCAGCTTCGCAAGGACGGCGTTAGAAAGATTGGCAAGGCTCTCGGGCTTCCAGCCGAGCTATTCGAGCGTATTCCGTTCCCGGGACCGGCCCTCTCGGCACGCGTGATAGGCAAGGTAACCCCTGAGCGCATCGAGACGGTCCGAAAGGCAACCGTCGTTGTCGAGCGATTACTCAAGGACACCGGTGCATTTCAGTATATGGCAATCCTTCATGAAGACCGCGTAACAGGGATGCGCGAGGGCAAACGCGATTTTGGCCAGCAGATTGAGGTGCGTTGCTGGGACAGCATCGATGCGCGAATTGCAACACCGACTAAACTCTCGTTCGAAATCTTAGAGAAGCTCGCCAACGAGATTATCCGCGATGTACCCGGCATCGTAAGCGTCACATACAACATAGCAACAAAGCCCCCTTCAACAATCGAAGCGGTTTAACGACAGTGTTTAGATAAAATCATTTCAGGTTTTAAAAAATAATTGATTTACCTCTGTGTGCTCTGTGGTAAATGTTTACAACCGCAGATAGTTTGTTGCATAATATTGGAGTATTACGACGAAATGAATACTATGAAAAAAATATTGTGCCCGGGCTTTAAGGCCGCAGGAATTGCATCCGGGCTTAAAAAAAACAGCGAAAAGGACCTTGGACTGATCTTTTCAACGGTTCCGGCAAATGCAGCCGCGGTGTTTACAAAAAACAGGGTGCAGGGCGCACATATACTGCTTGACAGAGAGCGGATAAAGTCCGGGCTATGCCAGGCCGTTGTTGTTAACAGCGGCAATGCAAACTGCTGCACAGGCAAACAGGGAATTAACGATGCAAAAACCATGGCAATGCTTTGCGCATCTGAACTTGGAATTTCCGAAGAGATGGTGCTTGTGGCTTCAACCGGGGTTATCGGCGAACCATTGCCGATAGAAAAGATTAAAAAAGCATCTCCGGGCCTTGTTAAAGCTCTTGCGTATGAAGGATTTTACGATCTTGCCAAAGCCATGATGACAACAGATACCGTGCCGAAGATAGTTTCAATCCAGGGAGATATTAAAGGCAAAACCTTTACAATAACCGGAATAGCCAAAGGTTCCGGAATGATATGCCCAAACATGGCAACAATGCTCTGTTTTATATGCACAGACATTAAAGCCTCTTCCGCGTTTCTGAAGAAAGCCCTCTGCTCCGCAACCAAGCGATCCTTTAACAGAATCACCATTGACGGCGATATGAGCCCTAATGACACAGTCATTATTATGGCAAATGGTGTGTCAGAAGCTGTTGTTCAAGGTTCCATTAAAAACAATTCATTTCAAAGGGCCCTTAATGAAGTCATGATCACCCTTGCAAAAAAGCTGATAAAAGACGGAGAAGGGGCGACAAAGCTGGTCGAAATTATCGTAAAAGGAGCGCTGTCAGACACAGCCGCCTATAAAATTGCCGGCATTGTAGCGAATTCAAATCTTGTAAAGACAGCCTTTTTCGGAGAAGACGCAAATTGGGGAAGAATTGTTGCAGCAGCAGGCAGAGCCGATGTTCCTGTTAACCCTGATAAGATTGATATCTTTTTTGATGATATTATGATGGTTAAAAACGGTTTGGGATGCGGAAAAGCCTCTGAAGCCGAGTCAACAAAGGTGCTTAAAAAACCCGAGTTTACCGTGTTGATCGATCTTCATCAGGGCAAGGGTTTTTCTTCGGTTCTTACCTGCGATTTCTCCATTGATTATGTTAAGATAAATGCTGATTACAGGTCTTAGTACACATATAAAAATATGGCATTGATGCGATTGCAAAAATTTCTCTCAATGGCGGGACTCTGTTCCAGAAGACACGGAGAAAAATATATAACCGATGGAGATGTTAAGGTAAACGGCAAGGTTGTAACTCAACTCGGCACAAAAATAGACCCGAAAAAGGATCGGGTAGAGGTTAAAGGCAAGCATATAGAGTTTAAGCAGGATCTGGTTTATATAGCTCTAAATAAACCCAGGGGCTATGTCACAAGCTGCAAACAGCCGGGCGATAAGATTGTGCTCGACCTTCTGGATATTTCAGGGCGCGTTTATCCGGTTGGACGTCTTGACAAAGATTCAACAGGGCTTTTGCTTTTAACAAATGATGGAAATCTGCATCACAAGCTTTCGCATCCTTCCTTTGATCACGAAAAAGAATATGAAGTAACAGTGGCAAGCCATATAACCGATGGAGCTCTCCTGAACATGGCAGAGGGCATGCCGATAAAGGGGACAAAAACCAGACCCGCGGAAACAAAAAGAATCTCCCCGACACAGTTTCGGATTGTGCTTAAAGAGGGCAGAAACAGACAGATACGCCGCATGGCCGGAAAAACAGGAAACAATGTCACGCACTTAAAGAGGATAAGGATCGCGAATATAAGGCTTGGAAGGCTTGCCACAGGAACCTGGCGCTATCTAACTGAAAAAGAAAAAGATGCTCTCTTAAAAACAACAGGCATCTGAAATCAGCAGGTCAGAACCAGGATATATTGAGCATTTTTCAAAGGTCTTATATTATGTTTGACCGATTACCCTGGCGACAGGGATGGAAACATTTTCCCTGTTTATTGAAACAATCCCTGCCAATCCGCAAAAAAGGATATTTTCACTGCACGGAAAAAAGACTAATGAATTGCCCGGAACACTGGCCGGATTTTTCCCAAAATAGACTTCAGCCAGAAGAAAATAAAGGGCTCTGCTGTATAAAGACCTGCAAAAACCGGATAATTTTTCTTTAATTTTAGTTGACCGCGGCATCTGTTTTACATCCTCTGGTAGAGATCTTTTATCTTGTCTCTGGTCATTATTTTCTTCCACCCGGCCCCTAAGGCGTTTTCCCAGAGCGGCTCGAGAACAAGGGCAACATCGACCATTTTTTCAAGCTGATCCTTTTCAATGCCTGCAACAATGTTGCGCGGAAGGCAAACAGCATGTTTGTCCGCCATCCTGCGAAACTCATTAACCCCGTCGGGATAGTATTCATCAAGATAGTCAAAAACTATGCAGTTGCCTATTCCGTGGTGAATACCAAGCACAAAAGAGAGTCCGTATGAAAGGGCATGACATATTCCGACCTGAGAATAGGCAATGCTCATCCCTCCACAATATGAGGCCATCATCAGTTTGTCATCGCTATCAGCGCCGCCATCCAAAAAAACCTCTCTGCAAAGCTCTAAAGCCTTTCCACCATAAGCTTTGCTGAAAGCATTAATATATGTGCCGTTTAACGATTCCACGCAATGTATGTAAGTGTCCATGCCTGTATAAAAACGCTGGTCAGCCGGCACGCCTGCAACCAGCTCAGGATCAAGCACAATCTGGTCAAACACCGTATGGTCTGAATTTATTCCCAGCTTTTTTTCAGGACCTGAAAGAACTGTGGTGCGGGACACCTCGGCTCCTGTCCCTGAAAGGGTGGGAATGCCGACATGATAAACCGCTGGATTTTTTATTAAGTCCCAGCCCTGGTAATCTGCGGCAGAACCCGGGTTTGTCAGCATCAGAGAAACCGCCTTGGCAAGATCCATGGTACTTCCCCCGCCTATGCCGACAACACCGTCCGGCAGTCTGTCTGAATACTCCTTAACACGCAGTGTAAGATCGTCAACATAAGCTGTTTTAGGCTCATCATTAACATTAACCCATATTATAAAATCCTTGTTTTTTGCAGAAATCCTTTTTGCCGGCCAGCTTTGCTTAAATACATCATCGACTAAAAAAACAATAAAAGAATCATCCTTGCTGCGCTTTTCAGCAAGAATATCATCAAGCTGATTAAAGCAGCCCCTGCCAAAAACAACCCGTGAAACCATTTTGAAATTACGAAACATATAACCACCCCTTAGAACTTATTTGTTGTGTTTTGTTCACCACGAAGAGCACGAAGAAATTATAAAAGCATTAATTCTAATCTTCGTGTGTTTTGTGGTTTAATGTTTGCCTATCACTTCAACAATCTTATTTATCCGCTGCCTAAGCTCATCCTCTGTCCATGAAAGTTTTATCAGCATTGATATGGTTCTGCTCATTATTTGATCAGATTGAGGAAGATCTATATTTTCATAGTCTGGGCGATTTTCGAGCAGCGCGACAGGCAGCCTTGCCGCAGATTTCAACTTTTTCAAGTGATCCCACCGCCTTATATAATGC harbors:
- a CDS encoding cytochrome c3 family protein, producing MRKKSLIIMAIFGIAALFVATVIYAGTTVPDVVKMENKAYKHKKGVVTFSHKKHTTDYKAGCGECHHDASNKPLNSLKAGDKVQGCIECHKKPGEAPKGKDAPKLSKKQKLEYHAEALHDNCKGCHKEFNTKTGTKAAPTTCAKCHPTKN
- the tatC gene encoding twin-arginine translocase subunit TatC, giving the protein MTENDETEKIPFTGHLEELRKRLVICFIAVGIGFVLSYGFKEKLFDILSHPLISAMGADDKLIFTGLPEAFFTYLKVAFLSGFMLAAPVILYQFWIFIAPGLYQKERRFLIPIVFLSSFFFVGGALFGYFIVFPFGFKFFLGFASETIKPLPSMREYLSFASKLLLAFGLVFELPLIITFMAKLGMVSVEFLKKNRKYALLLFFVAAAILTPPDVVTQIMMAVPLMLLYEISIIGARIFGKKAKEIDKVSSK
- a CDS encoding twin-arginine translocase TatA/TatE family subunit, giving the protein MFGIGMPEMILILAIALIVLGPKKLPDLAKSLGRAMREFKKATTELKESIDVDNELTDVKKAFDGMNDDIRKSVDVNIDFDDKAKEVSTSSTDKKSKKEPEEEEDL
- the moaC gene encoding cyclic pyranopterin monophosphate synthase MoaC, producing MQEFTHIDKQGKVRMVDVTDKAPSLRIAVAQGVVSMNPATFEMIYNQTIKKGNVLETARIAGVMAAKKTSELIPMCHPLNITHISVDFFPEKKASSIRIETTARLVGQTGVEMEALTAASVAALTIYDMCKSYDREMVISDIYLLEKSGGKSGVFTRKKS
- the argJ gene encoding bifunctional glutamate N-acetyltransferase/amino-acid acetyltransferase ArgJ, which translates into the protein MLCPGFKAAGIASGLKKNSEKDLGLIFSTVPANAAAVFTKNRVQGAHILLDRERIKSGLCQAVVVNSGNANCCTGKQGINDAKTMAMLCASELGISEEMVLVASTGVIGEPLPIEKIKKASPGLVKALAYEGFYDLAKAMMTTDTVPKIVSIQGDIKGKTFTITGIAKGSGMICPNMATMLCFICTDIKASSAFLKKALCSATKRSFNRITIDGDMSPNDTVIIMANGVSEAVVQGSIKNNSFQRALNEVMITLAKKLIKDGEGATKLVEIIVKGALSDTAAYKIAGIVANSNLVKTAFFGEDANWGRIVAAAGRADVPVNPDKIDIFFDDIMMVKNGLGCGKASEAESTKVLKKPEFTVLIDLHQGKGFSSVLTCDFSIDYVKINADYRS
- a CDS encoding pseudouridine synthase; this encodes MRLQKFLSMAGLCSRRHGEKYITDGDVKVNGKVVTQLGTKIDPKKDRVEVKGKHIEFKQDLVYIALNKPRGYVTSCKQPGDKIVLDLLDISGRVYPVGRLDKDSTGLLLLTNDGNLHHKLSHPSFDHEKEYEVTVASHITDGALLNMAEGMPIKGTKTRPAETKRISPTQFRIVLKEGRNRQIRRMAGKTGNNVTHLKRIRIANIRLGRLATGTWRYLTEKEKDALLKTTGI
- a CDS encoding iron-containing alcohol dehydrogenase family protein, coding for MFRNFKMVSRVVFGRGCFNQLDDILAEKRSKDDSFIVFLVDDVFKQSWPAKRISAKNKDFIIWVNVNDEPKTAYVDDLTLRVKEYSDRLPDGVVGIGGGSTMDLAKAVSLMLTNPGSAADYQGWDLIKNPAVYHVGIPTLSGTGAEVSRTTVLSGPEKKLGINSDHTVFDQIVLDPELVAGVPADQRFYTGMDTYIHCVESLNGTYINAFSKAYGGKALELCREVFLDGGADSDDKLMMASYCGGMSIAYSQVGICHALSYGLSFVLGIHHGIGNCIVFDYLDEYYPDGVNEFRRMADKHAVCLPRNIVAGIEKDQLEKMVDVALVLEPLWENALGAGWKKIMTRDKIKDLYQRM
- a CDS encoding ATP-binding protein, which gives rise to MIKGITAQDLNSERFINDKVKEIQLSVGDGMAINALSGGVDSSTVTMLGHKALGKRLKTVFIENGLMREGESEHVAALFQKLGVTVEVVDAHKEFFAALKEVADPEEKREAITQTFYRNVFGHIVKESGAKHLLQGTILTDIDETVAGIKRQHNVFEQIGIDPQEAFGYQILEPLIQLRKDGVRKIGKALGLPAELFERIPFPGPALSARVIGKVTPERIETVRKATVVVERLLKDTGAFQYMAILHEDRVTGMREGKRDFGQQIEVRCWDSIDARIATPTKLSFEILEKLANEIIRDVPGIVSVTYNIATKPPSTIEAV
- a CDS encoding MltA domain-containing protein: MTQFYRNINCFVLIFVLFVGGCAGVKKAALTRISPSKYPVFADDMLYDGLEHSICKSISYLEQVPSDRTFMFGKDIFTTDHLIKSLQCFLAFIQTKPSKHDLNGFIRSNFLVYGSTENNGGNNGSGNVLFTGYYEPILEGSLIQSDEFRFPVYAWPDDLAVIDLSLFSPMFSDKKIIGRYFKNTVVPYYERREIEHQGCLEDTAEPIAWIKDRVDLFFLQIQGSGKIYLNNGKTINVHYHTSNGWPYKSIGKYLIEKDKIPRSEMSMQKIRAYLRDNPKELDTILHYNPSYVFFKIEDDGPLGCLNVKLTPGRSIALDRKIFPNAALAFIETKKPLIDGAGRINTWKDYNRFVLNQDTGGAITGPGRADIFFGNGIHAEIAAGHMQHPGKLFFLILKPDAVDKTD
- a CDS encoding FAD-dependent oxidoreductase, giving the protein MDYEVIIVGAGPAGIFAALSLAELGVESVLLLEQGKDLKQRSRKNAEDMLCGWGGAGAYSDGKLTLSPEIGGFLGEFIDQESLHRLLSKADGIYVAHGAPGHVYGEMSPKLEAFARRARVAELELIPTRIRHIGTENCRVVLDRLRHSLAGRVEVRTNCRVQNLLSENGKAHGVRLADGQTITGQFVVAAPGRSGASWMKKEAESLCLKTRSNPVDIGVRVELPAVVLREMTDISFEAKLIHYSKTFDDRVRTFCMNPYGEVVAEESAGITTVNGHSYAKKRSENTNFAVLVSSAFTEPFDDPIAYGLYIARLANLLGGGVIVQRLCDLLAGRRSTKARLDRCLTRPTLAKAIPGDLSFVFPYRHLVTIIEMLQALDKLAPGVYGRHTLLYGVEVKLYSNRLDVTAEMQTEVTNLFAIGDGAGITRGLLQSSTSGIIAGRAIAERLKGKEQTETGGR